In a genomic window of Phragmites australis chromosome 14, lpPhrAust1.1, whole genome shotgun sequence:
- the LOC133891132 gene encoding vacuolar protein sorting-associated protein 24 homolog 1-like codes for MEKVKSLLKPRPTPQQQLREWQRRLRNECRVLDRQIRDVQREEKNVEKTIREAAKRNDMGSAKALAKELVRSRRAVNRLYENKAQLNSVSMHLGEIVATARTVGHLSKSTEVMKIVNNLMKAPELAATMQEFSKEMTKAGVMEEMVNDAVDSALDSEDMEEEIEEEVDKVLASVAGETALQLPDAARTPRIQQASTSRVPEEQQAVAEGADDDEEDLEEIRARLAKVRT; via the exons ATGGAGAAGGTGAAGAGCCTGCTGAAGCCGCGGCCgacgccgcagcagcagctgcgcGAGTGGCAGCGCCGCCTCCGCAACGAGTGCCGCGTCCTCGACCGCCAGATCCGAG ATGTgcagagggaggagaagaatgtGGAGAAAACCATCAGGGAGGCTGCTAAGCGCAATGACATGGGATCTGCAAAG GCGCTTGCTAAGGAACTTGTCAGATCAAGACGTGCTGTTAATCGTCTTTATGAAAACAAGGCTCAACTAAATTCAGTATCCATGCACCTTGGAGAAATTGTTG CAACTGCAAGAACAGTAGGTCATCTGTCCAAAAGCACTGAAGTGATGAAAATTGTTAATAATCTAATGAAAGCTCCAGAATTGGCTGCCACGATGCAAGAATTTAGCAAAGAAATGACAAAG GCAGGTGTGATGGAAGAGATGGTGAATGATGCAGTTGATTCAGCTTTGGACTCTGAGGACATGGAGGAGGAAATTGAAGAGGAGGTTGACAAGGTTCTTGCTTCAGTAGCAGGGGAGACTGCCTTGCAGCTACCAGATGCTGCTAGGACACCAAGGATACAGCAAGCTTCAACGAGCAGGGTTCCAGAAGAG CAACAAGCTGTTGCGGAGGGTGCTGATGACGATGAGGAAGATCTAGAAGAAATCAGGGCACGGCTCGCTAAAGTGCGGACGTAA